A single window of Leishmania major strain Friedlin complete genome, chromosome 10 DNA harbors:
- a CDS encoding putative isocitrate dehydrogenase [NADP] mitochondrial precursor — MFRHVSAASASSLVAARSFSSTNVYLDKRIKVKNEVVDMDGDEMTRIIWSFIKEKLILPYVDVPINYFDLSVTNRDATNDKVTVEAAEAVKKCNVGIKCATITPDEARVKEFNLKKMWKSPNGTIRNILGGTVFREPIIVSNIPRIVPQWHNPIVVGRHAFGDQYKATDAVLKPGKLQLVHTPADGSAPTTLDVYDFKGEGVGLAMYNTKESIEGFAKSCFQYALMRKYPLVLTTKNTILKKYDGMFLQTFQRMYDEQYKADFEKAGITYNHRLIDDQVAQMIKGEGGFVWACKNYDGDVQSDIVAQGFGSLGLMTSVLMCPDGKTIEAEAAHGTVTRHYRQHQQGKETSTNSVASIYAWTRGLAHRGKLDGNSDLVKFSETLERVVVKAIEDGHMTKDLALCVYGSSGVKREHYETTEQFLDSVDTALKKAMSA; from the coding sequence ATGTTCCGCCATGTTTCGGCTGCTTCGGCGAGCTCGCTCGTCGCCgcccgctccttctccagcaccaACGTCTACCTGGACAAGCGCATCAAGGTAAAGAATGAGGTGGTAGACATGGACGGCGACGAGATGACGCGCATTATCTGGTCGTTCATCAAGGAAAAGCTGATCCTGCCCTACGTGGATGTCCCGATCAACTACTTCGACCTCAGCGTGACTAACCGTGACGCGACGAACGACAAGGTCACGGTTGAAGCCGCCGAAGCGGTCAAGAAGTGCAACGTTGGCATCAAGTgcgccaccatcacccccGATGAGGCCCGCGTGAAGGAGTTCAACCTGAAGAAGATGTGGAAGAGTCCGAACGGCACCATCCGGAACATCCTTGGCGGCACGGTGTTCCGTGAGCCGATCATCGTCTCCAACATCCCACGTATCGTCCCTCAGTGGCACAATCCCATCGTGGTCGGCCGCCACGCCTTCGGCGACCAGTACAAGGCGACGGACGCTGTTTTGAAGCCCGGTAAGCTGCAGCTCGTGCACACACCCGCtgacggcagcgcgccgacaACGCTGGATGTATACGACTTCAAGGGCGAGGGTGTCGGGTTGgccatgtacaacacgaAGGAGAGCATTGAGGGATTTGCGAAGAGCTGCTTCCAGTACGCGTTGATGCGCAAGTACCCACTGGTTTTGACGACGAAGAACACCATCCTGAAGAAGTACGATGGCATGTTCCTGCAGACCTTCCAGCGCATGTATGACGAGCAGTACAAGGCCGACTTCGAGAAGGCCGGCATCACCTACAATCACCGCCTCATCGATGACCAGGTGGCGCAGATGATCAAGGGCGAGGGCGGCTTCGTGTGGGCGTGCAAGAACTACGATGGCGACGTGCAGAGCGACATTGTGGCGCAAGGCTTCGGCTCGCTGGGCCTCATGACATCTGTGCTGATGTGCCCGGATGGCAAGACAATCGAGGCCGAGGCCGCCCACGGCACCGTGACGCGTCACTACCGCCAGCATCAGCAGGGCAAGGAGACGAGCACGAACTCCGTCGCCTCCATCTACGCCTGGACGCGCGGTCTCGCCCATCGTGGCAAGCTTGACGGCAACAGCGACCTCGTCAAGTTCTCGGAGACGCTGGAGAGGGTGGTCGTCAAGGCGATCGAGGATGGCCACATGACGAAGGACCTGGCCCTCTGCGTCTACGGCTCCAGCGGCGTCAAGCGTGAACATTACGAGACGACGGAGCAGTTCCTCGACAGCGTCGATACAGCCCTGAAGAAGGCGATGAGCGCGTAA